A single window of Marinobacter sp. LA51 DNA harbors:
- a CDS encoding TIGR03013 family XrtA/PEP-CTERM system glycosyltransferase — protein MAHVRLFRHYIHLPFVILGLIDLLVLVFSFLLATFFRYFGDLNYFLDHLVFLIPSAVVFALVNLLVMIAIGVHQARLEEGMSGMMLRTILALIVGVPVAAFTYLLAQEWLWYLSSSGVLTSASVFGFFLLGIVRSVFFAVAGKDAFKRKVLVLGSGSRANRLLEDLKTPFNRKGFTLIGFVPLPGEQRKVPEEYLIHPPLTLQQYIQRHPVREIVVAVDDRRKGLPMEDLLECKMEGVKIVDGATFYERESRKVALEMISHGWLVFSDGFTVSSVFGIGKRSLDVLAAMTLLILGLPFMLLTAIAIKLEDGLKSPVLYSQERVGLNGQVFRVHKFRSMVTDAEKNGAVWAKQNDSRVTRVGEFIRKVRIDELPQIFNVLNGSMAFVGPRPERPVFVKQLSEKIPFYSERHRVKPGVTGWAQLCFAYADNEEDTREKLRYDLYYIKNQSLLLDLLIIIQTVEVVLFKKGSR, from the coding sequence GTGGCTCACGTCAGATTGTTCAGGCATTACATACACCTTCCCTTTGTCATACTTGGCCTGATTGATTTATTGGTGCTGGTCTTTAGCTTTTTGCTGGCCACCTTTTTTCGCTACTTCGGCGACCTCAACTATTTCCTCGACCATCTTGTCTTTCTGATTCCCTCGGCCGTTGTTTTTGCGCTGGTCAATCTTCTGGTCATGATTGCCATCGGTGTTCATCAGGCCCGGTTGGAAGAGGGGATGTCTGGCATGATGCTCAGGACCATTCTGGCCCTGATCGTCGGTGTCCCGGTCGCTGCGTTCACCTACCTGCTCGCCCAAGAATGGTTGTGGTACCTGAGCTCCAGCGGCGTTCTTACCTCGGCATCAGTGTTCGGCTTTTTCCTGTTAGGAATAGTTCGTTCCGTATTCTTCGCTGTTGCGGGTAAAGACGCGTTTAAACGCAAGGTACTGGTGCTCGGTTCCGGATCTCGCGCGAATCGGCTACTTGAGGATTTGAAAACACCCTTTAACCGGAAAGGTTTCACCCTTATTGGTTTTGTGCCCCTTCCGGGCGAGCAGCGCAAAGTTCCTGAGGAGTACCTGATTCATCCGCCTTTAACGCTTCAGCAATACATCCAAAGACACCCTGTCCGGGAAATCGTGGTTGCCGTCGACGATCGCCGGAAAGGTCTGCCAATGGAAGACCTTCTGGAGTGCAAAATGGAAGGTGTAAAAATTGTTGACGGTGCGACTTTCTATGAACGGGAATCCCGGAAAGTGGCCCTGGAGATGATTTCACACGGTTGGCTTGTGTTCTCTGACGGTTTCACAGTCTCTTCGGTATTCGGAATTGGTAAACGATCTCTGGACGTCCTGGCAGCAATGACGCTGCTCATTCTGGGCCTACCGTTCATGTTACTTACCGCAATTGCCATCAAGCTTGAGGATGGTCTGAAATCTCCCGTGCTCTACAGTCAGGAACGGGTGGGGCTAAATGGTCAGGTGTTCAGGGTGCACAAGTTTCGATCTATGGTCACCGATGCGGAAAAGAACGGTGCGGTGTGGGCGAAACAGAACGATAGCCGCGTTACCCGAGTGGGCGAATTCATCCGCAAGGTCCGAATTGATGAATTGCCCCAGATTTTCAACGTACTCAATGGCTCCATGGCCTTTGTTGGCCCACGCCCTGAAAGACCGGTATTTGTTAAGCAACTGTCAGAAAAAATTCCGTTCTACAGTGAAAGACATAGAGTAAAACCAGGCGTTACTGGCTGGGCCCAGCTCTGTTTCGCCTATGCTGATAATGAAGAAGACACGCGCGAGAAACTGCGCTATGACCTTTACTACATTAAGAATCAGAGCCTGTTACTGGATTTGTTGATTATAATTCAAACAGTCGAAGTGGTATTGTTCAAAAAAGGATCAAGGTAG